The following are encoded together in the Pseudoalteromonas ruthenica genome:
- the cydD gene encoding thiol reductant ABC exporter subunit CydD, whose amino-acid sequence MTPRPNRAQQNQLRVFLKNFSRSQNGAMLISISLGIVNALLMIVSCYLLAHICHAVMFADEHLAQQHTQLAILAGIVVLRALCSGVSRYVSERCAIALKQQMRHALWQAMVAKQRQGQLEHSPAQLVNILNQGVESLHDYFAKYIPAVAYAGFIPLAIIAVVFPIDWQSGLIFLVTAPLIPFFMILIGYKAEALNEQNWQQLQRLGHYFMDRLQGLVQLKLFNNERQQIENVALMADKFRITTLSVLRIAFISTLALEFLATISIALVAVIIGFRLYFGSLDFATGFVVLLLAPEFYLPLRQLGQHYHAKLKGLASASSMLSLLQKADTDTIKGEQLANHTPIHTVSTENLCWRFDDAQHDTLQQLSLKFCGPGMHAIVGASGSGKSTLLDCLMGLKPSVAGAIKINDHALSTLDIQQYQQRIAWVAQSPTLFSGSIAENVALAQPDAPLGAIRAVCKDVALDDYIMTLAQGYDTPIGELGKGLSGGQIQRLALARALLGKPEVLFLDEPTAALDKHSEAHVQRCLEQLSKHCLIIVIAHRLHTISDAQQVVVMEHGRIAAQGNYSQLIQQPHSALNHLLQGAAVDHG is encoded by the coding sequence ATGACCCCCCGCCCCAACCGCGCGCAGCAAAACCAGCTGCGCGTTTTTTTAAAAAACTTTTCACGTTCACAAAATGGCGCGATGCTGATAAGCATTTCCTTAGGTATCGTCAATGCCTTACTGATGATAGTGAGCTGTTATTTATTAGCACACATTTGCCATGCAGTGATGTTTGCAGATGAGCACTTAGCGCAACAGCACACCCAGTTAGCCATACTGGCTGGCATAGTGGTACTGCGAGCGCTGTGCAGTGGCGTTAGTCGCTATGTCAGTGAGCGCTGCGCCATTGCTCTAAAACAGCAAATGCGCCATGCACTTTGGCAAGCCATGGTCGCAAAACAGCGCCAAGGTCAGCTTGAACACAGCCCAGCGCAGTTGGTCAATATCCTTAACCAAGGCGTGGAATCACTGCACGATTACTTCGCCAAATACATTCCTGCTGTCGCTTACGCGGGCTTTATCCCTCTCGCTATTATCGCCGTAGTCTTTCCTATCGACTGGCAATCTGGGTTAATCTTTCTTGTTACGGCGCCACTCATTCCTTTTTTCATGATTTTAATCGGTTATAAGGCCGAGGCGCTCAATGAGCAAAACTGGCAGCAGCTCCAGCGTCTTGGTCATTATTTTATGGACCGCCTACAAGGCTTAGTGCAGCTGAAGCTATTCAATAACGAGCGCCAGCAAATTGAAAATGTCGCGCTGATGGCCGATAAATTTCGCATCACCACCCTCTCTGTACTGCGTATTGCCTTTATATCCACCTTAGCACTGGAATTTTTGGCGACCATCAGTATCGCCTTAGTAGCTGTGATTATTGGCTTTCGCCTTTACTTTGGCTCGTTAGATTTTGCCACGGGTTTTGTGGTGCTGTTGTTGGCGCCGGAGTTTTATCTGCCGCTGCGCCAGTTAGGTCAGCACTACCATGCCAAGCTCAAAGGCTTAGCCAGTGCCAGCTCAATGCTGTCGCTGCTACAAAAAGCAGACACCGACACTATTAAAGGTGAGCAATTAGCGAACCATACCCCTATTCATACAGTGAGCACCGAGAATCTGTGCTGGCGCTTTGACGACGCCCAGCACGACACCTTACAACAGCTATCGCTTAAGTTCTGCGGCCCCGGCATGCATGCCATTGTCGGCGCAAGCGGCAGCGGCAAGTCCACATTACTGGATTGCTTGATGGGCCTAAAACCCAGTGTCGCCGGAGCCATTAAAATAAACGACCACGCCTTAAGCACTTTAGACATCCAGCAATATCAACAGCGCATCGCTTGGGTTGCCCAATCGCCGACACTCTTTAGTGGCAGCATCGCCGAAAATGTCGCCTTGGCGCAACCAGACGCACCACTGGGTGCCATTCGCGCGGTCTGTAAAGACGTAGCCCTGGATGATTACATTATGACCCTCGCGCAAGGCTACGACACGCCCATAGGCGAGCTCGGTAAAGGGTTATCCGGAGGGCAAATACAGCGCCTAGCTTTGGCCCGTGCACTGTTAGGCAAACCCGAAGTGCTGTTTTTAGATGAGCCCACAGCGGCCCTTGATAAGCACAGTGAGGCGCATGTGCAGCGGTGTTTAGAGCAGCTCAGCAAACACTGCTTAATTATCGTTATTGCCCATCGTTTGCATACCATCAGCGATGCACAACAGGTGGTGGTCATGGAGCATGGCCGTATCGCTGCGCAAGGTAATTACTCACAGTTGATACAGCAACCCCACTCAGCACTCAACCACTTACTCCAAGGAGCGGCGGTCGATCATGGCTAA
- the cydX gene encoding cytochrome bd-I oxidase subunit CydX, producing the protein MWYFTWILGVLFAVAFGVINVMWYEMGQHNDCVADDHKEHD; encoded by the coding sequence ATGTGGTATTTTACGTGGATTTTAGGAGTATTATTCGCTGTTGCCTTCGGCGTGATCAACGTCATGTGGTATGAAATGGGCCAGCACAATGATTGTGTGGCCGACGATCACAAGGAGCATGATTAA
- the cydB gene encoding cytochrome d ubiquinol oxidase subunit II — protein MIFDYETLKLIWWVLIGALLIGFAITDGMDMGAATLLPFVAKQDVERRVVINTVGAHWDGNQVWLITAGGALFAAWPMVYAAAFSGFYFAMMLVLFALFFRPLAFDYRSKLDNPTWRNRWDWALFCGSFIPALIFGVAFGNLLQGVPIHIDNLMRVSYHGSFFGLLNPFALLCGVISVAMLVGHGGVWLQMRTAEPVASRSARFGRIALVVALAGFALAGAWLTQIDGMQIVTMADTNAHADPLAKTVTTATGLWLNNYSERSWTLAFPILAFAGGLLALLCSLKSRPGFGFICSSIMLLGIIMTFGASLFPFIMPSSHDANMSLTIWDAVSSHMTLNIMFIVVAILLPIVLSYTTWCYVKMWRRVSSEEIENNTHGSY, from the coding sequence ATGATATTTGATTATGAAACGCTAAAACTTATCTGGTGGGTGCTTATTGGCGCATTGCTCATTGGCTTTGCCATTACTGACGGCATGGATATGGGCGCTGCTACCTTGTTACCTTTCGTTGCCAAACAGGATGTCGAGCGCCGAGTAGTGATCAACACCGTAGGTGCACACTGGGACGGTAACCAAGTCTGGCTTATTACCGCAGGCGGTGCACTCTTTGCCGCTTGGCCAATGGTGTATGCCGCTGCCTTTTCAGGCTTCTACTTTGCCATGATGCTGGTGTTGTTTGCGCTGTTTTTCCGCCCCTTGGCCTTTGACTATCGCTCTAAACTGGATAACCCAACATGGCGTAACCGCTGGGATTGGGCGCTTTTCTGCGGCAGTTTCATTCCAGCACTGATTTTCGGGGTGGCCTTTGGTAACTTGTTGCAAGGGGTACCTATTCATATCGATAATCTCATGCGGGTGAGCTATCACGGCTCCTTCTTTGGGCTGTTGAATCCTTTTGCACTGCTATGCGGTGTGATCAGTGTGGCCATGCTGGTTGGCCACGGTGGCGTATGGTTACAAATGCGCACCGCTGAGCCCGTCGCTTCACGTAGCGCCCGTTTCGGTCGCATCGCGCTGGTTGTCGCCCTCGCTGGCTTTGCCTTGGCCGGGGCGTGGCTGACGCAAATCGACGGCATGCAGATTGTCACTATGGCCGATACCAATGCCCATGCCGACCCATTAGCAAAAACAGTGACCACTGCGACCGGTCTATGGTTGAACAATTACAGCGAACGTAGTTGGACCTTGGCGTTCCCAATCTTGGCGTTTGCCGGAGGTCTGTTGGCCTTGTTGTGCTCACTTAAGAGTAGACCTGGTTTTGGCTTCATCTGTTCGAGCATCATGTTGTTAGGCATTATTATGACCTTTGGCGCATCCCTGTTCCCGTTCATTATGCCTTCCAGCCATGACGCCAATATGAGCTTAACCATTTGGGACGCCGTTTCCAGCCACATGACTTTGAATATCATGTTTATTGTGGTCGCTATACTGCTCCCCATAGTACTGTCTTACACCACTTGGTGTTATGTGAAGATGTGGCGCCGAGTAAGCAGTGAAGAGATTGAAAACAACACCCATGGCAGCTATTAA
- a CDS encoding cytochrome ubiquinol oxidase subunit I produces MIDESFVDISRLQFAITAFYHFLFVPLTLGMTWILVIMESVYVMTGREIYRDMTKFWGKLFGINFALGVATGLTMEFEFGTNWSYYSHYVGDIFGAPLAIEGLMAFFLESTLVGMFFLGWDRLSKVQHLGVTFFMAVGTNLSALWILVANGWMQNPVGSEFNYLTMRMEMQSFAELVFNPVAQVKFIHTVSAGYVAASMFVLGISAFYILRGRDVAFAKRSFSVACSFGLASVLCVILLGDESGYEVGEVQKVKLAAIEAEWETEPAPAAFTLFGFPDSETQQTHAAVKIPYVMGIIATRSLDEEVTGIKELQQNHEQRIRSGMVAYRYLEKLRNGEETPENIRQFNQYKDDLGYGLLLKRYLDDVYNADEAQIQKAVQDSIPQVGPLFWAFRIMVACGMVMLLIFAAAFYYNAKRQIEQKRWLLKAALFAIPLPWIAIETGWFVAEYGRQPWAISEVLPTFMATSSLTFNDVLISLIGFITFYTILAIIEIWLMLHFIKQGPSSLHTGKYYFERQQQLQESKS; encoded by the coding sequence ATGATAGATGAATCCTTTGTAGACATCTCCCGTCTACAATTTGCAATCACTGCCTTCTATCACTTTTTGTTCGTGCCGCTCACGTTAGGGATGACATGGATTTTGGTGATAATGGAGTCTGTCTATGTAATGACAGGGCGCGAAATTTACCGTGATATGACGAAATTCTGGGGGAAGTTATTTGGTATTAACTTCGCCTTAGGGGTGGCCACCGGACTGACTATGGAGTTCGAGTTTGGTACCAACTGGTCTTATTATTCTCATTACGTTGGTGATATCTTCGGTGCGCCCCTTGCCATTGAAGGGCTAATGGCATTTTTCTTAGAGTCCACCTTGGTCGGCATGTTCTTTCTAGGCTGGGATCGGCTCAGTAAAGTGCAGCACTTGGGGGTGACCTTCTTTATGGCGGTGGGCACCAACCTCTCCGCGCTGTGGATTCTAGTCGCCAATGGCTGGATGCAAAACCCTGTGGGTTCAGAGTTTAACTACCTGACCATGCGTATGGAAATGCAAAGCTTTGCCGAATTGGTGTTTAACCCGGTGGCACAGGTTAAGTTTATTCATACCGTCTCTGCCGGCTATGTTGCCGCCTCTATGTTTGTGCTTGGGATCAGTGCCTTTTATATTCTTCGCGGCCGTGATGTTGCTTTTGCTAAACGCTCGTTTTCGGTTGCCTGTAGTTTTGGCTTAGCCTCGGTATTGTGCGTGATTCTGCTCGGTGATGAGTCCGGCTACGAGGTCGGCGAGGTGCAAAAAGTGAAACTCGCGGCGATTGAAGCGGAGTGGGAAACTGAGCCTGCCCCAGCCGCTTTCACGTTATTTGGTTTTCCAGACTCTGAAACACAACAAACCCATGCGGCGGTGAAAATCCCCTATGTTATGGGCATTATTGCTACCCGCTCGCTGGATGAGGAAGTCACCGGCATTAAAGAGTTGCAACAAAACCATGAACAACGTATCCGCAGTGGTATGGTGGCTTATCGCTACTTGGAAAAGCTGCGTAATGGCGAGGAAACACCAGAAAATATTCGTCAATTCAATCAGTACAAAGACGATTTAGGCTACGGCTTACTATTAAAGCGTTATTTGGATGACGTGTATAACGCCGATGAAGCGCAAATCCAAAAAGCGGTGCAAGACTCTATCCCACAAGTTGGGCCACTGTTTTGGGCATTTCGTATTATGGTTGCCTGTGGCATGGTGATGCTGCTGATCTTTGCCGCCGCGTTTTATTACAATGCTAAACGTCAAATCGAGCAAAAACGTTGGCTACTCAAAGCGGCGTTATTTGCGATACCACTGCCCTGGATTGCCATTGAAACAGGGTGGTTTGTGGCTGAGTATGGCCGCCAGCCTTGGGCTATTTCCGAGGTATTACCGACCTTTATGGCCACCTCGAGTCTGACCTTTAATGATGTGCTTATCTCCTTAATTGGCTTTATTACCTTTTACACCATATTGGCCATTATCGAAATCTGGTTAATGTTGCACTTTATTAAGCAGGGGCCAAGCTCACTGCATACAGGTAAGTATTACTTCGAGCGTCAACAGCAACTACAGGAGAGCAAATCATGA
- the lpxB gene encoding lipid-A-disaccharide synthase, which yields MSATQPLRIGIVAGEMSGDILGEGLIKAIKQRHPDAQFVGIGGPRMNALGCESLFDMEELSVMGLVEVLSRLPRLLNIRKGLVQHFIDNPPDVFIGIDAPDFNLRVELPLKQAGITTVHYVSPSVWAWRQKRIHNIAKATNLVLSLLPFEKAFYDKHQVPCTFVGHTLADDIAVEQSNQHARAQLGLSSDDKVLALLPGSRGSEVGLLTPTYAQTAERLQQANPDLKVVVPLVNEARKAQFLALQQQHAPKLNALLLDGQSSLAMQASDAILLASGTASLEGMLYKKPMVVGYKLKAMTYWMVQHVFTFTIKYFSLPNLLADEELVPEFLQHQCNVDNLCAALEPKLYGDNQALIARFTQIHKDIRCDASAQAAKAVLELIDAN from the coding sequence ATGAGCGCCACTCAACCTCTTCGCATCGGCATCGTTGCCGGTGAAATGTCCGGTGACATTCTTGGTGAAGGCCTAATAAAAGCCATTAAACAACGCCACCCTGATGCCCAGTTCGTCGGTATTGGCGGTCCCCGCATGAATGCCCTCGGGTGTGAAAGCTTGTTTGATATGGAAGAGCTCTCGGTAATGGGACTCGTTGAGGTGCTCTCGCGCTTGCCTAGGCTGTTAAATATTCGCAAAGGATTGGTGCAGCACTTTATCGACAATCCCCCTGATGTATTTATTGGTATTGATGCGCCCGATTTTAATTTGCGCGTTGAGCTGCCGTTGAAGCAAGCGGGGATCACCACTGTGCATTATGTCAGTCCTTCGGTGTGGGCGTGGCGACAAAAGCGTATTCATAACATCGCCAAAGCCACCAATTTAGTACTGTCGCTGTTGCCTTTTGAGAAGGCCTTTTATGACAAGCACCAAGTGCCATGCACCTTTGTCGGCCATACCTTGGCCGATGATATCGCTGTAGAGCAAAGCAACCAGCATGCGCGGGCGCAACTAGGGCTCAGTAGCGACGATAAAGTGCTGGCGCTGTTACCGGGTAGTCGTGGCTCGGAAGTGGGGCTACTGACACCCACCTATGCGCAAACGGCCGAGCGTCTGCAGCAAGCCAATCCAGACTTAAAAGTTGTGGTGCCTTTGGTGAACGAAGCGCGCAAAGCGCAGTTCTTAGCATTGCAACAACAACATGCACCAAAGTTAAACGCGCTATTACTTGATGGTCAATCGAGCTTAGCGATGCAAGCCAGTGACGCTATTCTACTGGCGTCGGGAACCGCCTCACTAGAGGGAATGTTATATAAAAAGCCTATGGTGGTGGGTTACAAGCTCAAAGCCATGACCTATTGGATGGTGCAGCATGTGTTTACTTTCACCATCAAATACTTCTCGTTGCCTAATTTATTGGCTGACGAGGAGCTGGTCCCTGAGTTTTTACAGCACCAGTGCAATGTTGATAACTTATGCGCCGCGCTTGAGCCAAAGTTATACGGGGATAATCAAGCCTTGATTGCGCGTTTTACGCAAATCCATAAAGACATTCGCTGCGATGCCAGTGCTCAAGCAGCCAAAGCCGTATTGGAGCTTATTGATGCAAATTAA
- the rnhB gene encoding ribonuclease HII → MQINRPDVQYIAGVDEVGRGPLVGDVVTAAVILDPNKPIAGLSDSKKLSDKKRTALSAEIKEKALSYCIARASVSEIDELNILHATMLAMSRAVAGLDITPDFVFVDGNRLPQLDVAAQAVVKGDALVAEISAASILAKVARDEEMIALDAQFPEYGFAGHKGYPTKAHFAALAEHGATEFHRKSFKPVQRVLAERGQ, encoded by the coding sequence ATGCAAATTAATCGTCCCGATGTTCAGTATATTGCCGGTGTAGATGAAGTGGGGCGTGGCCCGCTGGTGGGGGATGTGGTGACCGCAGCGGTGATCCTTGACCCCAATAAACCGATAGCCGGACTGAGTGATTCAAAAAAGCTGAGTGATAAAAAGCGCACCGCCTTAAGTGCTGAGATAAAAGAAAAGGCATTGAGTTACTGTATCGCCCGTGCCAGTGTCAGCGAGATAGATGAGCTCAATATCTTGCACGCCACTATGCTGGCCATGTCGCGAGCTGTGGCGGGGCTTGATATTACTCCTGACTTTGTCTTTGTTGATGGTAATCGCCTACCGCAACTCGATGTGGCTGCACAAGCCGTGGTCAAAGGCGACGCGCTGGTGGCTGAAATCAGCGCCGCTTCGATTTTAGCTAAGGTGGCGCGGGATGAGGAAATGATAGCCTTGGATGCGCAATTCCCCGAATATGGCTTTGCGGGCCATAAAGGCTACCCAACTAAAGCTCATTTTGCAGCATTGGCCGAACATGGAGCCACCGAGTTTCACCGCAAGAGCTTTAAACCGGTGCAGCGCGTACTCGCCGAGCGGGGGCAATAA
- the dnaE gene encoding DNA polymerase III subunit alpha, protein MAAPEFVHLRVHSDFSMVDGLAKTKPIVSAAQAQQLSALAITDQMNLCGLVRFYGAAHGAGIKPIVGADIWLNSPEFPDEPCRLVVLAKNNEGYNNLTLLISKAYLRGHVMHRAMVDRQWLAEHSEGLILLSGGKDGDLGKALLKGNAGVIEEISQFYRQHFAGNFYLELMRTGRADEESYLHLAVEHATAHQLPVVATNEVVFLEQQDFEPHEIRVAIHDGYTLEDKRRPKRFSSEQYLKTPAQMAELFSDIPEALANTVEIAKRCNVTVQLGTYFLPDYPTGSLKIDDFLVKVSREGLEERLQFLFPDEQVRAERRGEYDERLQIELDVINQMGFPGYFLIVMEFIQWSKDNNIPVGPGRGSGAGSLVAYALKITDLDPLQFDLLFERFLNPERVSMPDFDVDFCMDRRDEVIDHVSKLYGRDAVSQIITFGTMAAKAVIRDVGRVLGHPYGFVDRISKLVPGDPGMTLEKAFEVEPRLPEAYDGDEEVRDLIDMCRILEGCTRNAGKHAGGVVISPTTITDFAALYCDEEGKFPVTQFDKNDVETAGLVKFDFLGLRTLTILQWALDMTNERLAREGKEPVDINAIPLNDRASIDLLLRAETTAVFQLESRGMKDLIRRLKPDCFEDMIALVALFRPGPLQSGMVDNFIDRKHGREEISYPDSQYQHDSLKPILEPTYGVILYQEQVMQIAQVLAGYSLGGADLLRRAMGKKKPEEMAKQRSTFAEGAQSQGIDSELAMKIFDLVEKFAGYGFNKSHSAAYALVSYQTLWMKTHYPAEFMAAVMSADMDNTDKIVTLVDECENMKLALLPPDVNAGLYKFTVNRQGEIVYGIGAIKGVGEGPVEAILSAREQDGPFKDLFDFCARVDLKRLNKRVIEKLIMSGAMDKLGPDQVQGGRAILMASLPEAIKSAEQHNKAEQLGQGDMFGLLATEPEEVKQAFKRVPYFTDNQWLDGERETLGLFLTGHPINQYRSELKHYTSGKLVDLVPTERDVQTTAAGLVINARTLVNKKNKRWGLLTLDDKSARIDVRLFPEQFETFQELLQINNILVITGQVSFDNFSGGITMTARDVCTLAEAREKRIKAMKMTVDMAQIDANFFEKLEKVLEPYKFGTCPIKVVYRRPDALAELELGTQWCVTPADDLIHKLSLLTAQDIELEFN, encoded by the coding sequence ATGGCCGCACCTGAATTTGTCCATCTGCGCGTTCACAGCGACTTTTCCATGGTTGATGGCTTGGCTAAAACCAAGCCTATTGTCAGTGCGGCGCAAGCACAGCAGCTCAGCGCCTTAGCTATTACCGACCAAATGAACCTGTGTGGTCTGGTGCGTTTTTATGGTGCCGCCCATGGCGCTGGGATAAAACCCATTGTCGGCGCCGATATTTGGCTCAATAGCCCGGAGTTTCCCGATGAGCCTTGTCGTTTGGTGGTATTGGCTAAGAATAACGAAGGCTATAACAACCTCACCTTACTGATTTCTAAAGCCTATTTGCGTGGTCATGTGATGCACCGCGCTATGGTTGACCGTCAGTGGTTGGCGGAGCACAGTGAGGGGCTAATTTTACTCAGTGGCGGCAAAGACGGTGACTTGGGCAAGGCACTGCTTAAGGGCAATGCTGGAGTGATTGAAGAGATCAGCCAGTTCTACCGCCAACATTTTGCCGGCAATTTCTACCTTGAATTAATGCGCACCGGGCGTGCTGATGAAGAAAGCTACTTACATTTGGCCGTTGAGCACGCGACAGCGCATCAACTGCCTGTGGTGGCAACCAATGAAGTGGTGTTTCTTGAGCAGCAAGATTTCGAGCCCCATGAAATTCGTGTCGCCATCCACGACGGCTACACCTTAGAGGATAAGCGCCGACCGAAGCGCTTCTCCAGCGAACAGTATTTAAAAACCCCAGCGCAAATGGCCGAGCTATTCAGTGATATCCCTGAGGCGCTCGCCAATACCGTTGAAATCGCCAAGCGCTGTAACGTGACCGTTCAGCTAGGCACTTACTTTTTGCCAGATTATCCCACCGGTTCGCTGAAAATAGACGACTTCTTGGTTAAAGTCTCTCGTGAAGGTCTAGAAGAGCGGTTGCAATTCCTGTTTCCCGATGAGCAGGTACGCGCTGAGCGTCGTGGCGAATATGACGAGCGCCTGCAAATCGAGCTCGATGTTATTAACCAGATGGGCTTCCCCGGTTACTTCTTAATCGTTATGGAATTCATCCAATGGTCCAAGGATAACAATATCCCAGTGGGCCCAGGACGTGGTTCCGGTGCCGGTTCACTGGTGGCGTATGCCCTGAAAATTACCGACTTAGACCCACTGCAATTCGATTTGCTATTCGAGCGCTTTTTGAACCCCGAGCGGGTCTCAATGCCGGATTTCGATGTCGACTTTTGTATGGACCGACGGGATGAGGTGATTGATCACGTTTCCAAATTATATGGTCGTGATGCAGTATCACAGATCATTACCTTTGGTACTATGGCCGCAAAGGCGGTGATCCGCGATGTAGGGCGGGTATTGGGCCATCCCTACGGGTTTGTTGACCGTATTTCCAAGTTGGTGCCTGGCGACCCGGGTATGACCTTGGAAAAAGCCTTTGAGGTTGAGCCGCGACTGCCAGAGGCCTACGACGGCGATGAGGAAGTGCGCGATCTCATTGATATGTGCCGTATTCTTGAAGGCTGTACGCGAAACGCCGGTAAGCACGCCGGCGGCGTGGTGATATCGCCGACTACCATCACTGATTTTGCGGCGCTGTATTGTGATGAAGAAGGCAAGTTCCCGGTCACGCAATTCGATAAAAATGACGTGGAAACCGCCGGCTTAGTGAAGTTTGACTTCCTCGGTCTGCGTACCTTGACCATCTTGCAATGGGCACTGGATATGACCAACGAGCGCCTAGCCCGTGAAGGCAAGGAGCCGGTGGACATCAATGCCATTCCCCTTAACGACCGCGCCAGTATCGACCTGCTGTTACGGGCCGAAACCACAGCGGTCTTCCAGCTCGAATCGCGCGGGATGAAGGACCTTATCCGCCGCCTGAAACCGGACTGCTTTGAGGATATGATAGCCCTAGTGGCCTTATTCCGACCCGGTCCATTGCAATCGGGCATGGTTGATAACTTTATCGACCGTAAGCACGGACGTGAAGAAATCTCCTACCCAGATTCGCAGTATCAGCATGACAGCTTGAAACCGATTTTGGAGCCCACTTACGGGGTTATCCTTTATCAAGAGCAGGTCATGCAGATTGCTCAGGTACTCGCCGGTTACTCACTCGGTGGCGCAGATTTGCTACGTCGAGCCATGGGTAAGAAAAAGCCAGAAGAGATGGCAAAGCAGCGTTCAACCTTTGCTGAAGGGGCGCAAAGTCAGGGAATTGACAGCGAATTGGCGATGAAAATCTTTGACTTGGTGGAAAAATTCGCTGGGTACGGATTTAACAAATCGCACTCTGCGGCCTACGCCTTGGTGTCTTACCAAACACTGTGGATGAAAACTCATTACCCTGCCGAATTTATGGCGGCGGTAATGTCGGCGGATATGGATAACACCGATAAAATCGTGACCTTGGTTGATGAGTGCGAGAATATGAAGCTCGCCTTGTTGCCACCGGATGTTAATGCCGGTCTCTACAAGTTTACGGTGAATCGCCAAGGTGAGATTGTGTACGGCATCGGCGCCATCAAAGGCGTGGGTGAAGGACCGGTTGAAGCCATTCTCAGTGCTCGCGAGCAGGATGGTCCGTTTAAAGATCTCTTTGATTTTTGTGCACGGGTGGATTTAAAACGCCTAAATAAACGGGTGATTGAAAAGCTCATTATGTCGGGGGCCATGGATAAGCTTGGCCCAGACCAAGTACAAGGTGGACGTGCTATTTTAATGGCCTCCCTGCCTGAAGCGATTAAATCAGCCGAGCAGCACAACAAGGCCGAGCAATTAGGCCAAGGCGATATGTTTGGGCTCTTGGCTACCGAACCCGAGGAAGTCAAACAAGCCTTTAAGCGAGTGCCTTATTTTACCGATAACCAATGGTTGGATGGCGAGCGCGAAACGCTCGGGCTGTTTTTAACTGGCCATCCCATTAACCAATATCGCAGTGAGCTTAAACATTACACCAGCGGCAAGTTGGTGGATTTAGTGCCCACAGAGCGTGATGTGCAAACCACAGCGGCCGGGCTGGTGATAAATGCACGTACCTTGGTTAATAAAAAGAATAAACGTTGGGGATTGCTGACCTTAGATGACAAGAGTGCGCGAATTGATGTACGCTTATTCCCAGAACAGTTCGAAACTTTCCAAGAATTGCTACAAATCAACAATATCTTGGTTATAACCGGACAGGTCAGCTTTGATAACTTCTCTGGCGGCATTACAATGACCGCCAGAGACGTCTGTACACTCGCTGAGGCCCGTGAAAAGCGCATTAAAGCGATGAAAATGACGGTAGATATGGCGCAAATTGATGCTAACTTCTTCGAAAAGTTAGAGAAAGTGCTGGAACCATATAAGTTCGGTACGTGTCCGATAAAAGTCGTTTATCGCCGGCCGGACGCCTTAGCCGAGCTAGAACTAGGAACACAATGGTGTGTGACGCCAGCGGATGATTTGATTCATAAGTTATCCTTACTGACGGCGCAAGATATCGAATTAGAATTTAATTAA
- the accA gene encoding acetyl-CoA carboxylase carboxyl transferase subunit alpha yields the protein MSLNYLDFELPIAELEAKIEELRTVSRAGELDLGLEEEVSRLKEKNVELTEKIFSELGAWQVSQLARHPLRPYTRDYIERIFTEFDELAGDRAFANDPAILGGVARLDGEPVMVIGQQKGRDTAEKIKRNFGMPKPEGYRKALRLMEMAERFKMPIFTFIDTPGAYPGVGAEERGQSEAIARNLKVMAALKVPTVCTVIGEGGSGGALAIGVGDRVNMLQYSTYSVISPEGCASILWKSAEKAPLAAEAMGVTAQRVKELDLINTVIEEPLGGAHRNYDAMAKSLKAQLKRDLAELREHSVDEMLDARYQRLMSFGYC from the coding sequence ATGAGTCTCAATTATTTGGATTTCGAACTGCCAATTGCCGAATTGGAAGCGAAGATTGAAGAGTTACGCACAGTGAGTCGTGCTGGCGAACTAGATTTAGGGCTGGAAGAAGAAGTCAGCCGTTTAAAAGAGAAAAATGTCGAACTAACTGAAAAGATTTTCTCTGAGTTAGGCGCATGGCAAGTTTCGCAGTTAGCGCGTCACCCTTTGCGTCCTTATACGCGCGACTACATTGAACGTATTTTTACCGAATTTGATGAACTAGCGGGCGATCGTGCCTTCGCTAACGATCCTGCTATTCTCGGTGGTGTAGCCCGTTTAGACGGCGAACCAGTGATGGTGATCGGTCAGCAGAAGGGCCGTGATACGGCAGAGAAGATCAAACGCAATTTTGGTATGCCTAAACCGGAAGGGTATCGCAAAGCGCTGCGCCTAATGGAAATGGCCGAACGTTTCAAAATGCCTATATTCACCTTTATCGACACCCCTGGAGCCTATCCTGGTGTGGGTGCCGAGGAGCGCGGCCAAAGTGAAGCAATTGCTCGTAATTTGAAGGTCATGGCGGCATTGAAAGTGCCAACGGTATGCACCGTGATAGGTGAAGGTGGCTCGGGTGGTGCATTAGCCATTGGTGTTGGCGACCGAGTGAACATGTTGCAATACAGCACCTACTCAGTGATCTCCCCTGAAGGCTGTGCATCGATTCTATGGAAAAGTGCAGAAAAAGCGCCCTTGGCAGCCGAGGCGATGGGTGTGACCGCGCAGCGAGTGAAAGAGCTTGATCTCATCAATACCGTAATTGAAGAGCCTTTAGGCGGCGCTCATCGTAACTACGATGCCATGGCGAAAAGCCTTAAAGCACAGCTTAAGCGCGATTTAGCCGAGCTGCGTGAACATAGCGTTGACGAGATGCTTGATGCTCGCTATCAGCGCTTAATGAGCTTTGGTTACTGTTAA